One genomic segment of Novisyntrophococcus fermenticellae includes these proteins:
- a CDS encoding phage portal protein — translation MNIFQGIFKARDKPKNLGGTSFLWGGSSSGKVVNERTAMQMTAVYSCVRILSEAIAGLPLFVYKYGDDGSKDKYLDHPLWRVLHDEPNPEMTSFVFRETMMNHLLLTGNAYAQIIRNARGDVVALYPLMPDRMTVDRDSQGRLYYRYRKNSDDAPEVSRNKPSDVILAPSDVLHILGLGFDGLVGYSPIAMAKNAVGLAIAAEEYGAKFFANGAAPSGVLEHPGTIKDPERIRQSWQSTFGGSGNSNKIAVLEEGLKYTPIAISPEQAQFLETRKFQINEIARIFRVPPHMLADLEKSSFSNIEQQSLEFVKYTLDPWVVRWEQAMNKSLLLESEKRDVFTKFNVDGLLRGDYASRMTGYATARQNGWMSANDIRQLENLDRIPTELGGDLYLINGAMTKLQDAGAFANTTITETEETSDGQNKSGTKPKQSSRQSA, via the coding sequence ATGAACATCTTTCAAGGAATATTCAAAGCCCGCGATAAGCCTAAAAACTTAGGCGGCACCAGTTTTTTATGGGGTGGCTCGTCCTCCGGCAAGGTCGTCAATGAAAGAACGGCCATGCAAATGACAGCGGTTTACTCCTGCGTTCGTATATTATCCGAAGCAATCGCTGGTCTGCCACTGTTTGTATATAAATACGGCGACGACGGCAGTAAGGACAAATATCTCGACCATCCGCTGTGGCGTGTGCTACACGACGAACCAAACCCGGAAATGACATCGTTTGTTTTCCGGGAGACCATGATGAACCATCTTCTGCTGACGGGTAACGCCTACGCACAGATTATCCGAAACGCTCGCGGCGATGTCGTAGCGCTGTACCCTCTTATGCCCGACCGCATGACTGTTGATCGGGATTCGCAGGGACGGCTGTATTACCGCTACAGAAAAAATAGCGATGACGCGCCGGAGGTCAGCAGGAACAAGCCGAGCGACGTTATTCTCGCGCCAAGCGATGTGCTGCATATTCTCGGTTTGGGCTTTGACGGACTGGTCGGCTACTCGCCGATTGCAATGGCAAAAAACGCCGTGGGTCTTGCTATCGCCGCCGAGGAATACGGCGCTAAATTTTTTGCCAACGGCGCGGCACCAAGCGGCGTGTTGGAGCATCCCGGCACCATAAAGGACCCGGAGCGGATAAGGCAAAGCTGGCAGTCCACCTTCGGCGGCAGTGGCAACAGCAACAAAATCGCCGTACTTGAGGAAGGGCTCAAGTATACGCCTATCGCCATTTCTCCCGAACAGGCGCAGTTTTTAGAGACGCGGAAATTCCAGATCAATGAGATAGCTCGAATTTTCAGAGTCCCACCTCATATGTTGGCGGATCTCGAAAAGTCGAGCTTTTCTAATATTGAACAGCAGTCGCTGGAGTTTGTGAAATACACGCTCGACCCGTGGGTCGTTCGCTGGGAACAGGCGATGAACAAGTCACTTCTTCTTGAAAGCGAAAAGCGTGATGTGTTCACAAAATTCAATGTGGACGGACTGCTTCGAGGCGATTATGCCAGCCGCATGACAGGTTACGCTACAGCGCGGCAAAACGGCTGGATGAGCGCAAACGATATCAGGCAGCTTGAGAATCTCGACCGGATACCGACGGAGCTCGGCGGTGACCTATACCTTATAAACGGAGCAATGACCAAATTGCAGGACGCTGGCGCGTTTGCAAACACAACTATAACAGAAACGGAGGAAACCTCAGATGGACAAAACAAATCGGGCACAAAGCCCAAGCAAAGTTCCCGTCAGAGCGCGTGA
- a CDS encoding head maturation protease, ClpP-related, producing the protein MDKTNRAQSPSKVPVRARDKTHFWNWENDDELGVRTLYLDGTIADESWWDDEITPRMFKDELFSGSGDIVVWINSPGGDCVAASQIYTMLMDYTGNVTVKIDGLAASAASVIAMAGTQVLMAPTALLMIHNPMSIAIGDTEEMQKAIAMLDEVKESIINAYEIKTGQSRAKISHLMDGETWMNANKAIELGFADGILEDSKRGHTEDVVFAFSRRAVTNSLMNKLISKSAPKPEQKKQDAPVGVSIEAAMQKLQARKYI; encoded by the coding sequence ATGGACAAAACAAATCGGGCACAAAGCCCAAGCAAAGTTCCCGTCAGAGCGCGTGATAAAACGCATTTCTGGAACTGGGAAAACGATGATGAATTGGGCGTCCGTACTCTTTACCTCGACGGCACCATTGCGGACGAAAGCTGGTGGGACGATGAAATCACACCCAGAATGTTCAAGGATGAGCTGTTTTCCGGCAGCGGAGATATCGTGGTGTGGATCAACTCTCCCGGCGGGGACTGCGTGGCGGCTTCACAGATTTACACCATGCTCATGGATTATACAGGCAATGTCACAGTAAAAATTGACGGTCTGGCGGCGAGTGCCGCTTCGGTCATCGCAATGGCGGGTACACAGGTGCTTATGGCTCCAACGGCGCTGCTGATGATTCATAATCCGATGTCAATTGCTATTGGCGATACCGAGGAAATGCAGAAGGCCATCGCCATGCTGGACGAGGTCAAGGAAAGCATCATCAACGCTTATGAAATCAAAACAGGGCAGTCGAGAGCGAAAATATCTCATCTCATGGACGGCGAAACCTGGATGAACGCCAACAAGGCAATCGAGCTGGGCTTCGCAGACGGCATCTTGGAGGACTCCAAGCGCGGTCATACCGAAGATGTGGTCTTTGCATTTTCCCGCAGGGCGGTTACCAATTCGCTTATGAACAAGCTCATCTCTAAATCCGCTCCAAAGCCGGAGCAAAAGAAGCAGGATGCGCCGGTCGGCGTTTCCATCGAAGCGGCTATGCAGAAACTGCAAGCCCGTAAATACATTTAA